One region of Acomys russatus chromosome 8, mAcoRus1.1, whole genome shotgun sequence genomic DNA includes:
- the LOC127192716 gene encoding OX-2 membrane glycoprotein isoform X2 — MMRAATCVSSIPLALERSQEPPASRSMPIVFLHYNYFEDHLNITCSATARPAPAISWKGTGSGIENSTESHHHSNGTTSVTSILRVKDPKNQVGKEVICQVLYLGTVIDYKQTLDKGFWFSVPLLLSIVSLVILLVLISILLYWKRHRNQERGESSQGMQRMK; from the exons ATGATGAGGGCTGCTACATGTGTCTCTTCAATACCTTTGGCTCTGGAAAGATCTCAGGAACCGCCTGCCTCACGCTCTATG CCCATAGTGTTCCTTCACTACAACTATTTTGAAGACCACCTAAACATTACTTGCTCTGCGACTGCTCGCCCAGCCCCTGCCATTTCCTGGAAGGGCACTGGGTCAGGAATTGAGAATAGTACCGAGAGTCACCACCACTCAAATGGGACTACATCTGTCACCAGCATCCTCAGGGTCAAAGACCCCAAGAATCAGGTTGGGAAGGAAGTGATCTGCCAGGTGTTATACCTGGGGACTGTGATTGACTACAAGCAGACTCTGGACAAAG GATTTTGGTTTTCAGTTCCACTGTTGCTAAGCATCGTCTCTCTGGTAATTCTCCTGGTCTTGATCTCAATCTTATTATACTGGAAACGCCACCGAAACCAGGAGCGAGGTGAGTCGTCGCAGGGGATGCAAAGAATGAAATAA